A stretch of the Bubalus kerabau isolate K-KA32 ecotype Philippines breed swamp buffalo chromosome 11, PCC_UOA_SB_1v2, whole genome shotgun sequence genome encodes the following:
- the LOC129623146 gene encoding sulfotransferase 1C2-like, with amino-acid sequence MALTMAGTQPSLGEVAGIPLPATTVDNWHQIQGFEAQPDDLLICTYPKSGTTWIQEIVDLIEHSGDVDKCQRAAIQHRHPLLERARPPQPSGVEKARAMPRPRVLRTHLPAQLLPPSFWESNCKFLYVARNAKDCLVSYYHFQRMNRTLPDPGTWDQYFETFISGKVAWGSWFEHVRGWWDLRDNVRMLFLFYEDIKRDPKQEIQKVMKFMEKNLDGAVLDTIVQETTFEKMKANPMTNRSTAPKTILDQSISPFMRKGIVGDWKNHFTVAQNERFDEIYRQKMKRTSINFCTEL; translated from the exons ATGGCCCTGACCATGGCGGGGACACAGCCCTCACTAGGGGAGGTGGCGGGGATCCCCCTGCCAGCCACCACCGTGGACAACTGGCACCAGATCCAGGGCTTCGAGGCCCAGCCGGACGACCTCCTCATCTGTACCTACCCTAAGTCAG GGACCACGTGGATCCAGGAAATTGTGGACTTGATTGAGCACAGTGGGGATGTGGACAAGTGTCAGCGGGCGGCCATCCAACACCGCCACCCACTCCTTGAGAGGGCCCGGCCGCCCCAGCCCTCCG GTGTGGAGAAGGCCAGAGCAATGCCCCGGCCCCGGGTGCTAAggacccacctcccagcccagctGCTGCCTCCATCCTTCTGGGAAAGCAACTGCAAG TTCCTCTATGTTGCTCGAAATGCCAAGGACTGTCTGGTTTCCTACTACCACTTCCAGAGGATGAACCGGACACTTCCCGACCCGGGCACCTGGGACCAGTACTTTGAAACCTTCATCAGTGGAAAAG TCGCATGGGGGTCCTGGTTCGAGCATGTGAGAGGCTGGTGGGATCTGAGAGACAACGTCCGGATGCTCTTTCTCTTCTATGAGGACATCAAGAGG GACCCAAAGCAGGAAATTCAGAAGGTGATGAAGTTCATGGAGAAGAACTTGGATGGAGCCGTGCTGGACACCATTGTCCAGGAGACGACGTTTGAGAAGATGAAGGCAAACCCCATGACCAACCGTTCCACGGCTCCCAAGACCATCCTGGACCAGTCCATCTCCCCCTTCATGAGGAAAG GAATCGTGGGGGATTGGAAAAACCACTTCACGGTGGCTCAGAATGAGAGATTTGATGAAATCTACAGGCAAAAGATGAAAAGAACCTCAATCAACTTTTGCACAGAGCTCTGA